One genomic region from Gemmatimonadota bacterium encodes:
- a CDS encoding DUF4440 domain-containing protein, translated as MRHSPMATLAIAITLVSAACQPVDQAPSELTAADAEAIRAVDAAATEAGVAGDFDAFAALYTEDAILLPPNAPAVTGRSAIRDYWASVPPIVAFEIEVEEIVGRGDLAYVQGSYLLELAPPGAPEPIRDNGKFIEIRRRQPDGSWPLSRDIYNSNLPIAAPEPADATASEGET; from the coding sequence ATGCGGCACAGCCCCATGGCAACCCTGGCGATCGCGATCACGCTTGTGAGCGCCGCCTGCCAACCGGTGGATCAGGCCCCGTCGGAGCTGACCGCGGCGGATGCCGAGGCGATTCGGGCGGTTGACGCCGCCGCCACGGAGGCGGGCGTCGCCGGCGATTTCGACGCGTTTGCCGCTCTCTACACCGAAGATGCGATCCTGCTGCCGCCGAACGCACCGGCGGTCACCGGACGCTCCGCGATTAGGGATTACTGGGCCTCGGTTCCGCCTATCGTCGCCTTCGAAATCGAGGTCGAGGAGATCGTGGGTCGGGGGGACCTCGCGTACGTCCAGGGCAGCTACTTGCTGGAGTTGGCGCCGCCCGGTGCGCCCGAGCCGATCCGGGACAACGGCAAGTTCATCGAGATCCGGCGCAGGCAGCCGGACGGCTCCTGGCCGCTTTCGCGTGACATCTACAACTCGAACCTGCCGATAGCTGCGCCAGAGCCTGCAGACGCTACGGCGAGCGAAGGTGAAACGTAG